From the genome of Uranotaenia lowii strain MFRU-FL chromosome 1, ASM2978415v1, whole genome shotgun sequence, one region includes:
- the LOC129754892 gene encoding allantoinase → MDSLFVGNRIYVNSERYPELFAGGILVSGADGRVSKIFDSPQLVESFLRDAPAVEIHNFGDLVLMPGLIDSHVHINEPGRTEWEGFFTATKAAAAGGFTTIVDMPLNSIPPTTSMANLRTKINAARGKIFVDVAFWGGVVPGNSGELRDMINAGVVGFKCFLCPSGVDEFEHVGEKDVRLALEQMEGTGAVLAFHAEVECANHDHGHDQAEPKNPKKYESFLVSRPDQMEAEAIDLVASLAQQYEVHCHIVHLSTAQALPTIKKARANGASLSVETCHHYLSIAAEDIPDAHTEFKCCPPIRQRSNQELLWQAILDGDINMVVSDHSPSTPNMKLLTSGKNQGDFLQAWGGISSVQFGLPLFWTNCQRFGLGIPDLVRLLCSEPAKMCGINRTKGSLEVGFDGDICVWDPEDTFTVTQDIIEFANKANPYMDKKLRGVVHASFLRGSPIYRQTEKFRAPMGNILLKKVARRGSKIIKFE, encoded by the exons ATGGATTCATTGTTTGTCGGAAATCGGATCTACGTGAACTCAGAGCGCTATCCGGAGCTGTTTGCCGGTGGAATTTTGGTGTCCGGTGCCGATGGTCgggtttcgaaaattttcgattCACCGCAGCTGGTGGAAAGTTTCCTGCGAGATGCACCGGCAGTTgag ATTCACAACTTTGGCGATTTGGTGCTGATGCCGGGGCTGATCGATTCTCATGTGCACATCAACGAGCCGGGTCGAACCGAGTGGGAAGGATTCTTTACGGCGACGAAGGCAGCTGCGGCCGGCGGTTTTACCACGATCGTCGATATGCCGCTGAACTCGATCCCTCCGACGACGAGTATGGCCAATTTGAGGACGAAAATCAACGCCGCTCGCGGCAAGATCTTCGTGGATGTGGCGTTTTGGGGCGGAGTGGTGCCCGGAAATTCCGGCGAGCTACGGGATATGATCAATGCCGGGGTTGTGGGGTTCAAGTGCTTTTTGTGCCCTAGCGGGGTTGATGAATTTGAGCATGTCGGTGAGAAGGATGTTCGCCTGGCGTTGGAACAGATGGAAGGAACCGGAGCAGTTTTGGCTTTTCACGCGGAAGTAGAGTGCGCCAATCACGATCACGGACACGAtcaagcggaaccaaaaaatcctaaaaagtaCGAAAGTTTTCTGGTATCCCGCCCTGATCAAATGGAAGCGGAAGCAATCGATCTGGTTGCCAGTCTAGCTCAACAATACGAAGTTCACTGTCACATTGTCCACCTTTCGACGGCTCAGGCACTTCCGACGATCAAGAAAGCCCGCGCCAACGGTGCCTCCCTCTCGGTGGAAACCTGTCATCACTATCTATCAATCGCAGCCGAAGACATCCCGGATGCCCATACCGAGTTCAAATGTTGTCCCCCAATCAGGCAGCGAAGCAACCAGGAACTCCTTTGGCAGGCAATCCTCGACGGGGACATCAACATGGTAGTTTCGGATCATTCCCCAAGCACCCCGAACATGAAACTTCTCACCAGTGGCAAAAACCAGGGTGATTTCCTGCAAGCCTGGGGAGGCATTTCCTCCGTCCAATTCGGTCTCCCCCTCTTCTGGACCAACTGTCAACGGTTCGGCCTAGGAATCCCAGACCTCGTTCGACTTCTCTGCAGTGAACCGGCAAAAATGTGCGGCATCAACAGGACCAAAGGCAGCCTCGAAGTGGGCTTTGATGGGGACATTTGCGTGTGGGATCCGGAAGATACTTTCACCGTGACCCAGGACATCATCGAGTTCGCCAACAAAGCCAATCCCTACATGGACAAAAAACTCCGAGGAGTTGTGCACGCTTCGTTCCTGCGTGGGTCACCAATCTACCGGCAGACGGAGAAATTCCGGGCCCCCATGGGAAATATCCTGCTGAAGAAGGTTGCCCGGAGgggctcaaaaataattaagtttGAGTAG